The Actinomycetota bacterium genome window below encodes:
- a CDS encoding FtsX-like permease family protein, translating to MDKLFGIPLNTLMIELLAILAVCMALLGFAALRNPVLLKLGVRNITRRKAQTTLIILGLMLTTLLFSSALVTGDTLKHSIDNEALRGYGAIDEIIIDKGDGEKSGGDFTGTRTRIGGTYFSSDVYEKIDTGLSGTGLADGVTPAVIELAPAISPNTKQSIPELTVLGVAGNYAAATEPLVNTAGEELDIARLSTGEAFLGSKAAEDLDVAPGDVIQVFMGREPTTLNIAGVFKDGGKPSEGLSMVLPVEDLWSYAGTSNTYNMILISNTGNEFDGAALSGQVADKVNPLLAGTTLEAQTVKQDVLDEASEAATSLTNIFLILGEFSMVAGVMLIFLIFVMLATERKTELGVMRALGSRRRDILKIFVFEGIVYALLAAGVGVIAGIGVGWAMVRVMSGAFGQVDDFSFAFTVDWRSLVVAYAMGLTATLVVVVVSAWRAGHINIVRAIRDLPEPKRQRRKVWVFGAIGMLILGALLTILGLNSMQLAPFMIGTSLGIIGLPLLARNLGLPERAAFTIAGLGLLVWWLLPAEVVSSLLSLPEMTRGMEMFILSGIAIVAGAIWTVMYNSDILLAFVVSIFRRVKGMPPLLKIAVNYPMRTRFRTGMALAMFALIIFTMSFMSAMLGSFGAIWDNTERLAGGFDIQGLAGYANPVDEVTGKIAASSEGINPDDITAVGSVAVAPVDIRQTGENGGDWQSFVVQGADDGYLENVDYTFQLKSGSYESDAAVWQALADDPGLAVVHSGLVPSPSNLNSDIPSDFMLSGFYADNETLPDVYIEVRDPQTGKARSLKVIGVIESMAMYATNSVFTSKQAIDSITATPAPATSFWFKLKPGVDAAATSKALSRTFFANGMDTRVTAEHLGDMMRSNNMMNRLMQGFMGLGLVVGIAALGVIAARSVVERRHQIGMLRAIGFRRGMVQSTFLLESSFVSLLGIIIGTVLGIGLSYNFITFVSKEIDGVAFKMPWTGIIAIFVLTYSASLLTTYLPSRQASKIYPAEALRYE from the coding sequence GTGGATAAACTTTTCGGTATACCGTTGAATACGCTGATGATCGAACTCCTGGCGATACTGGCGGTCTGCATGGCGCTGCTGGGATTCGCCGCCTTGCGAAATCCGGTCCTGTTGAAGCTCGGCGTCCGCAACATCACCCGCCGCAAGGCCCAGACAACGCTGATCATCCTCGGCCTGATGCTGACGACGCTCCTGTTCTCTTCGGCCCTTGTCACGGGCGACACATTGAAGCATTCGATCGATAACGAGGCCCTGCGGGGCTACGGCGCAATCGACGAGATCATCATCGACAAGGGTGACGGCGAAAAGAGCGGCGGTGATTTCACCGGCACCAGGACCCGCATCGGCGGTACTTACTTCAGCAGCGATGTCTATGAGAAGATCGACACCGGCCTGTCCGGCACTGGTCTTGCTGACGGCGTGACCCCGGCTGTCATCGAGCTGGCGCCGGCGATCTCACCGAACACGAAGCAAAGTATTCCGGAGCTTACCGTACTGGGCGTGGCAGGCAATTATGCTGCCGCAACTGAGCCTCTTGTGAACACGGCCGGCGAGGAGCTTGACATCGCCCGCCTGTCGACCGGTGAAGCATTCCTGGGCAGCAAAGCGGCTGAGGACCTCGATGTCGCCCCGGGCGATGTTATTCAGGTTTTCATGGGGCGGGAGCCGACGACACTCAATATCGCAGGCGTATTTAAGGACGGCGGCAAGCCATCCGAGGGACTGTCCATGGTACTGCCGGTCGAAGATCTTTGGTCATATGCCGGTACCTCAAACACCTACAACATGATCCTCATCTCCAATACCGGAAATGAGTTTGATGGCGCCGCACTTTCGGGACAGGTAGCGGATAAGGTCAACCCGCTACTGGCCGGCACTACACTCGAAGCCCAGACGGTGAAACAGGATGTGCTGGACGAAGCCAGCGAGGCCGCCACGAGCCTCACCAATATCTTTCTGATCCTGGGCGAGTTCTCGATGGTCGCCGGCGTCATGCTGATCTTCCTGATCTTCGTCATGCTGGCCACCGAACGGAAGACGGAGCTGGGCGTCATGCGCGCCCTCGGCTCCCGGCGCCGGGACATCCTCAAGATCTTCGTCTTCGAGGGCATCGTCTATGCGCTGCTGGCGGCCGGAGTCGGCGTCATCGCCGGCATCGGCGTTGGCTGGGCCATGGTCAGGGTCATGAGTGGCGCCTTTGGCCAGGTTGACGATTTCAGCTTCGCCTTCACCGTCGACTGGCGCAGCCTCGTCGTCGCATATGCTATGGGCTTGACCGCCACTTTGGTCGTGGTCGTCGTCTCCGCATGGCGCGCCGGACATATAAATATCGTCCGCGCCATCCGCGACCTTCCCGAACCGAAACGGCAGCGCCGCAAGGTCTGGGTGTTCGGCGCTATCGGCATGCTCATCCTGGGCGCACTGCTGACGATTTTAGGACTGAACTCAATGCAGCTGGCCCCATTCATGATCGGCACCTCGCTGGGCATCATCGGCCTGCCGCTGCTGGCGCGAAACCTCGGCCTGCCGGAGCGCGCCGCTTTCACCATCGCCGGCCTCGGCCTGCTGGTCTGGTGGCTGTTGCCCGCCGAGGTCGTGAGTAGCCTGCTTTCGCTGCCGGAGATGACCAGGGGGATGGAGATGTTCATCCTTTCCGGCATCGCCATCGTCGCCGGCGCCATCTGGACGGTCATGTATAACTCGGACATCCTGCTGGCTTTCGTGGTCAGCATCTTCCGGCGCGTCAAAGGGATGCCGCCGCTGCTGAAGATCGCAGTCAACTACCCGATGCGGACCCGTTTCCGCACCGGCATGGCCCTGGCGATGTTCGCCCTGATCATCTTCACCATGAGCTTCATGTCGGCGATGCTGGGTTCCTTCGGCGCCATTTGGGATAACACCGAGCGGCTCGCCGGCGGTTTCGATATCCAGGGCCTCGCCGGTTACGCTAACCCGGTGGATGAAGTCACAGGCAAGATTGCGGCTTCCAGCGAGGGCATAAACCCCGATGACATCACCGCCGTCGGCAGCGTCGCGGTCGCGCCGGTTGATATCCGGCAGACTGGCGAGAACGGCGGCGATTGGCAGAGCTTCGTCGTCCAGGGCGCCGATGACGGTTACCTGGAAAACGTCGACTACACATTCCAGCTCAAGTCCGGCAGTTACGAGAGCGATGCTGCCGTCTGGCAGGCGCTGGCCGACGATCCCGGCCTGGCCGTAGTCCATAGCGGACTGGTGCCGAGCCCGTCCAACCTGAATTCCGACATCCCCTCTGACTTCATGCTAAGCGGTTTCTATGCTGATAATGAGACACTGCCCGACGTCTACATCGAGGTGCGTGATCCGCAGACCGGCAAAGCCAGAAGCCTGAAAGTGATCGGCGTCATCGAATCAATGGCCATGTACGCCACCAACAGCGTCTTCACCTCAAAGCAGGCCATCGACAGTATCACCGCAACGCCGGCACCGGCGACGTCTTTCTGGTTCAAGCTGAAGCCGGGAGTGGATGCCGCTGCCACTTCGAAAGCGCTTTCACGAACGTTCTTCGCTAACGGGATGGACACACGGGTGACAGCCGAGCATCTGGGCGACATGATGCGGTCGAACAATATGATGAACCGCCTGATGCAGGGCTTCATGGGCCTGGGCCTGGTCGTCGGCATCGCCGCCCTCGGCGTCATCGCAGCCCGCTCGGTGGTCGAGCGGCGCCACCAGATCGGCATGCTCCGCGCCATCGGTTTCCGGCGCGGCATGGTGCAGAGCACCTTCCTGCTGGAGTCCTCGTTCGTCTCGCTGCTGGGCATCATCATCGGCACGGTACTGGGCATCGGCCTTAGTTATAACTTCATAACATTCGTATCAAAGGAGATCGACGGTGTGGCCTTCAAGATGCCATGGACGGGGATCATCGCCATCTTCGTATTGACTTACAGCGCGTCACTACTCACTACATACCTGCCTTCGCGCCAGGCCTCGAAGATCTACCCGGCAGAGGCGCTTCGGTATGAATAG
- a CDS encoding ABC transporter ATP-binding protein — MKTIKTMGAIEAVEASEVMIGTTDLHKTYDTGEVKVHALKGIDLNVREGEMVAIMGPSGCGKTTLLNCLSGIDEPTEGTVVVSGQSIYNMRDSARTDFRAGNMGFIFQAFNLLPVLTVVENVELPLLVSGVKPSQARKRALNWVETIGLPEHSHKRPAELSGGQQQRVAIARSLVNNPAIVWCDEPTGNLDSENQNEIMDLLSRLNRDEGQTFVVVTHSDEVGARADRIIRMRDGLIEKHELNRRKDRG, encoded by the coding sequence ATGAAAACGATCAAAACAATGGGAGCTATAGAAGCAGTGGAAGCTTCAGAAGTGATGATCGGCACGACCGATCTGCACAAGACCTACGACACCGGCGAGGTGAAGGTCCACGCACTCAAGGGCATCGACCTCAACGTACGGGAAGGCGAGATGGTTGCGATAATGGGCCCCAGTGGCTGTGGCAAGACGACTCTGCTCAACTGCCTTTCCGGCATCGATGAACCTACTGAGGGTACAGTAGTCGTCAGCGGCCAGTCAATCTATAACATGCGCGACAGCGCCCGGACGGATTTTCGTGCCGGGAACATGGGTTTTATCTTTCAGGCCTTCAATCTGCTGCCGGTTCTCACCGTGGTCGAGAACGTGGAGCTGCCGCTGCTGGTATCCGGCGTCAAGCCCTCCCAGGCACGTAAGCGAGCGCTCAATTGGGTTGAGACCATCGGTTTGCCCGAGCACTCCCACAAACGGCCTGCCGAGTTATCCGGTGGGCAGCAGCAGCGCGTCGCCATCGCCCGGTCACTGGTCAACAATCCGGCGATAGTATGGTGTGACGAGCCCACGGGCAACCTCGACAGCGAGAACCAGAACGAGATCATGGACTTGCTCTCGCGGCTGAACCGCGACGAGGGACAGACCTTCGTAGTCGTCACCCACAGCGACGAGGTGGGCGCCCGCGCAGACCGTATCATCAGGATGCGTGACGGCCTTATCGAGAAGCATGAACTGAACAGGAGGAAGGATCGTGGATAA
- a CDS encoding response regulator transcription factor, with translation MQVVLADKSATIRSALRLLVEMETRLRVTGEADSGDRLLDVIEATHPDLIVVDWELPGIERFLGGDSRVAVTGSRATGVTTQVIVLGNDPQTREEALSSGADYFFSKGDSPERLLEAISAAVESSRQIRADHVVGR, from the coding sequence ATGCAAGTTGTACTGGCAGACAAAAGCGCGACCATCCGCTCGGCTTTAAGGTTGCTAGTCGAGATGGAGACAAGGCTGCGCGTGACTGGCGAAGCCGACAGCGGTGACAGACTGCTGGATGTTATCGAGGCGACTCATCCCGATCTTATCGTAGTCGACTGGGAGCTGCCCGGCATCGAACGGTTCCTTGGCGGCGATAGTCGCGTCGCTGTCACCGGATCACGCGCCACTGGCGTCACGACTCAGGTGATCGTTCTAGGTAATGATCCGCAGACCCGCGAAGAGGCGCTCTCTTCCGGAGCTGATTACTTTTTTAGCAAGGGCGATTCCCCCGAACGGCTGCTGGAAGCAATCAGCGCGGCGGTAGAATCGTCGCGCCAGATCCGTGCTGACCATGTTGTAGGGAGATGA
- a CDS encoding GAF domain-containing protein: MEGTRFMDECKKDPKKEALSQSCFEQLPVGVAFFDAAEKLETYNRAWEEFWQGYVAEAEPGRDLIIQPGMTLEELVPMDGKSARDMKNKVAEEGYARQDVLIGAPDGRRLYYEVIVSPVFEDGEYVGAVNLVADASQRLGSLEELEEHIMMHSGEAERRRVVADGLGEALAMINSNRPLDEALNFIVDRAGKVLGTEAVALHRIQLQDGLIIPDAQIGKVARYIADLKIPLYGGAVGEAILARQSLVVPDSSALMENARRAMPPDQQQLVEKLVSRYPSILGIPVVVKDEDYGVLVFYYPEAREFTEEDVELARAFADQVALAEGNARLREIVELTAIADERNRLARELHDAVTQTLFSASMIAEVIPALWDRDEVEGRKRLEELRILTRGALAEMRTLLLELRPAVLEETELDDLLRQLSEAASGSTRVPVKLEFSGRCELPVDTKIAIYRIAQEALNNISKYAGASNVALTMDCTPETVNLTIHDDGRGFSGADGASDSFGLKIMQERAESIGAELVIDSTMGEGTRIDLSWASDSGDSRERTGNG; encoded by the coding sequence ATGGAAGGCACCAGATTCATGGACGAATGTAAAAAAGATCCAAAAAAGGAAGCTCTCAGTCAGTCCTGTTTCGAGCAGTTGCCGGTGGGCGTCGCCTTCTTCGACGCTGCAGAAAAACTTGAGACCTATAACAGGGCTTGGGAGGAGTTCTGGCAGGGATATGTGGCCGAAGCAGAACCGGGCCGTGATCTCATCATCCAGCCAGGGATGACCCTGGAAGAGTTGGTTCCCATGGATGGCAAGTCGGCTCGCGACATGAAGAACAAGGTGGCTGAAGAGGGGTATGCCCGCCAGGATGTCCTTATCGGCGCTCCTGACGGACGCCGTCTTTATTACGAGGTTATCGTTTCGCCGGTGTTCGAGGATGGCGAATACGTCGGCGCGGTCAACCTGGTGGCCGACGCCTCCCAGCGGTTGGGCTCGCTGGAGGAGTTGGAGGAACACATCATGATGCACTCCGGGGAGGCAGAGAGGCGCCGCGTGGTCGCCGATGGGCTTGGCGAAGCGCTGGCGATGATCAACTCCAACAGGCCGCTGGATGAAGCGCTCAATTTCATCGTCGACCGGGCGGGCAAGGTGCTGGGGACAGAAGCGGTCGCTCTGCACCGAATCCAGCTACAGGACGGGCTGATCATACCTGACGCTCAGATCGGCAAGGTGGCCCGCTACATCGCTGACCTGAAGATCCCGCTTTATGGCGGAGCTGTGGGCGAAGCGATCCTCGCCCGCCAGTCGCTGGTTGTTCCCGACTCGTCGGCACTGATGGAGAACGCGCGCAGAGCGATGCCTCCTGACCAGCAGCAACTGGTGGAGAAGCTTGTCTCCCGTTATCCGTCGATCCTTGGCATCCCGGTGGTGGTGAAGGATGAGGATTATGGTGTTCTGGTCTTTTACTATCCGGAGGCGCGTGAGTTCACTGAGGAGGATGTCGAGCTTGCCCGCGCCTTCGCTGACCAGGTGGCACTGGCTGAGGGCAACGCCCGCCTGCGCGAGATCGTCGAGCTGACGGCTATCGCTGACGAGCGCAACCGTCTGGCGCGCGAGCTGCACGATGCCGTGACCCAGACGCTATTCTCGGCCTCGATGATCGCTGAGGTCATACCAGCGTTGTGGGATCGCGATGAGGTCGAAGGCCGCAAGCGGCTAGAAGAGCTCCGCATCCTGACCCGCGGAGCCCTGGCGGAGATGCGTACGTTGCTCCTTGAGTTGAGACCGGCTGTGCTGGAGGAAACTGAGCTTGATGACCTGCTGAGACAGTTGTCTGAGGCTGCCAGCGGTTCCACTCGCGTGCCGGTGAAGCTGGAGTTCAGCGGTCGCTGCGAGTTGCCGGTCGACACCAAGATTGCCATCTATCGTATCGCCCAGGAAGCGCTCAACAATATCTCCAAGTATGCCGGAGCTTCGAACGTCGCGCTGACGATGGACTGCACGCCGGAAACGGTTAATCTAACAATCCATGATGATGGACGCGGTTTCAGCGGCGCGGATGGCGCTAGCGACAGCTTTGGCCTTAAGATCATGCAGGAGCGGGCGGAATCCATCGGTGCCGAGCTGGTAATCGATAGCACAATGGGTGAAGGAACGCGGATCGATCTGTCATGGGCATCTGACAGCGGGGATTCCCGAGAAAGGACGGGCAATGGCTGA
- a CDS encoding response regulator transcription factor, giving the protein MAEEQLIRVIIVDEHPMVRSGLVAFMGIHDDFELIAEAESGEEAVELCIKHQPDIVLMDLMLPGMNGDEATEALLKVCPDTRVIALTSFPEEDLVQRTLKAGAISYLLKNVSAGELATAIRDAFKGKPTLSPEATKALINTTTGSPAPGYVLTGRELEILAMMVQGLKNPDIAERLVVSRSTVKFHVSNILHKLGVRTRTEAVALALQSKLMN; this is encoded by the coding sequence ATGGCTGAGGAGCAACTTATACGGGTCATTATCGTGGACGAACATCCGATGGTGCGAAGCGGCCTGGTCGCGTTCATGGGCATCCACGATGATTTCGAGCTGATTGCAGAGGCCGAATCCGGCGAGGAAGCGGTCGAACTCTGCATCAAGCACCAGCCGGACATCGTCCTCATGGACTTGATGCTTCCCGGCATGAACGGGGACGAAGCCACCGAAGCGTTACTGAAGGTGTGCCCCGACACACGCGTCATCGCCCTCACCAGCTTCCCCGAGGAGGACCTTGTGCAGAGGACGCTCAAAGCTGGTGCAATCAGTTACCTGCTCAAGAATGTATCCGCTGGAGAGCTGGCCACGGCTATCCGCGATGCATTTAAAGGCAAACCGACCCTCTCCCCCGAAGCGACCAAGGCTCTGATCAATACCACAACCGGTTCACCGGCCCCGGGCTACGTCCTGACCGGTCGCGAGCTGGAGATACTGGCGATGATGGTGCAGGGGCTGAAGAATCCTGATATCGCCGAGCGCCTCGTGGTGAGCCGCTCGACTGTGAAGTTCCATGTCAGCAATATTCTGCACAAACTGGGCGTGCGCACCCGAACCGAGGCGGTGGCGCTGGCGTTACAGAGCAAGCTGATGAATTGA
- a CDS encoding 2TM domain-containing protein codes for MDTTQEDKQRMARHRVAELKGFYSNLISFIVVNMFLIAVNLITSPDSLWFYWVTIFWGAAVILHAVNVFALNGSMLGSKWEEKKMKDIMNDK; via the coding sequence ATGGACACGACGCAGGAAGATAAGCAGAGGATGGCAAGACATAGAGTAGCTGAGCTCAAGGGATTTTATTCAAATCTGATAAGTTTCATAGTGGTTAACATGTTCCTGATCGCAGTGAACCTGATTACCAGCCCAGACAGCCTCTGGTTCTACTGGGTCACGATTTTCTGGGGTGCCGCAGTCATTTTACATGCCGTAAATGTCTTCGCCCTCAATGGCTCGATGCTAGGAAGTAAGTGGGAAGAAAAAAAGATGAAAGATATCATGAATGATAAGTGA
- a CDS encoding metallophosphoesterase: MRIWYFVVGLLMASLVVPGCANQEPTSSNAQKEGFPLLTAVKGTGQLPSNSANSFSFAVFGDNQGNQQAAQTAGSMFTAISKHQPQPDFAFSLGDIIVGKDPNDPDTLIQQKYNDYISLVKTAGIPVFNAPGNHEMDDSNDVPNERMHQLYLESIAPLYGSFDYGNSRFIALNTEDIPAPGQTPPTPPEGYQYSYIGDAQLQQLDADLAANTDKTHIFIMMHYPVKPLIAKNSLSPDSLNKLTDILAKYGNVSFVMASHEHLYYNPQDPSNLTSIAPFRAGDPTVYLVSGGAGAKISATPQNGGFNHYLIFNVDGDNVSVTINRLDG; encoded by the coding sequence TTGAGAATATGGTATTTCGTAGTCGGATTGCTGATGGCATCATTGGTAGTCCCCGGCTGTGCGAACCAGGAACCGACATCGTCCAATGCACAGAAGGAAGGGTTCCCGCTGCTTACCGCGGTTAAGGGCACTGGCCAGCTCCCGTCGAATTCCGCGAACAGTTTCTCCTTCGCTGTGTTCGGCGACAACCAGGGGAATCAGCAGGCAGCCCAGACTGCCGGCAGCATGTTCACAGCGATCAGCAAGCATCAGCCGCAGCCGGATTTCGCTTTTAGCTTAGGGGACATCATTGTGGGAAAGGATCCCAACGATCCGGACACGCTTATTCAGCAGAAATACAATGATTACATTTCACTCGTAAAAACTGCGGGGATTCCGGTCTTCAACGCACCTGGCAATCACGAGATGGACGACAGCAACGACGTGCCCAACGAAAGGATGCATCAACTCTACCTTGAAAGCATTGCTCCCCTTTACGGATCCTTCGATTACGGCAATTCCCGTTTCATTGCCCTGAACACCGAAGATATCCCGGCTCCGGGCCAGACGCCTCCCACACCGCCCGAGGGTTACCAGTACAGCTATATCGGCGACGCGCAGCTGCAGCAACTCGATGCGGATCTGGCGGCGAACACCGACAAGACCCATATCTTCATCATGATGCATTATCCGGTCAAACCGCTGATTGCAAAAAATTCTCTCAGCCCGGACAGCCTCAATAAATTGACCGACATCCTCGCGAAGTATGGCAACGTATCGTTTGTTATGGCGTCACACGAGCATCTTTACTATAACCCGCAGGACCCGTCCAACCTGACCTCCATCGCTCCTTTCCGGGCGGGAGACCCCACCGTCTACCTGGTTTCTGGAGGCGCTGGCGCGAAAATAAGTGCTACGCCGCAAAACGGCGGTTTCAACCACTACCTGATCTTCAATGTAGACGGCGACAACGTCTCCGTCACGATAAACAGGCTGGATGGTTAG
- a CDS encoding alpha-L-fucosidase produces the protein MYQGTWESVRTHPLPDWYSDAKLGVFLHWGLFSVPGWAPQVDDVQAVLRQQGPKGLLRNNPYAEWYRNSMQIEGSPTWAHHRETWGVDFPYDGFIERFNDGTAGCDVDAIARVCEEAGAGYVVLTTKHHEGFTLWPASIPHPKKGAYHANRDLVGDLTEAVRARGMRMGLYYSGGYDWPWNDIVMRAAADTVLAVPADPDYERYATAHVRELIDRYQPDVLWNDICWPSGGNLAELFAYYYNRVPEGVVNDRWLQSSHARGPLGDALIRGVGGLVQMLWKHLPDDRKELTFPTAEHCDFNTPEYTSFDTVREKKWEATRGVGHSFGADRNERPEDIVTATDLVRSFCDIISKNGNLLIGIGPDDNGVIPSEQVRPLQGLGEWMSVNGEAVSGTRPWAFAAVETTEGTPVRFTRRGTTVYAILLDLPGRRDFGLRGIDLSQVSDPVMLGIDERLGLASHDDGLRLTLPERVPLQAAYAIRLGDGVRPLT, from the coding sequence ATGTACCAGGGCACTTGGGAGTCGGTGCGCACGCACCCGCTGCCGGACTGGTATTCGGACGCGAAGCTTGGCGTGTTCCTGCATTGGGGGCTGTTCTCAGTGCCCGGATGGGCGCCTCAGGTCGATGACGTCCAGGCCGTGCTCAGGCAGCAGGGCCCGAAGGGTCTGTTGCGCAACAACCCGTACGCCGAGTGGTATCGCAACTCGATGCAGATCGAGGGCTCACCGACTTGGGCCCACCATCGCGAGACCTGGGGCGTGGACTTCCCCTACGACGGCTTCATCGAAAGGTTCAACGACGGGACCGCCGGGTGCGACGTCGACGCGATCGCGCGCGTGTGCGAGGAGGCGGGAGCAGGCTACGTCGTACTAACCACCAAGCACCACGAGGGTTTCACGCTGTGGCCGGCGTCGATCCCGCATCCGAAGAAGGGAGCGTATCACGCGAACCGTGATCTGGTTGGTGACCTGACCGAGGCCGTGCGGGCCCGCGGCATGCGCATGGGACTGTATTACTCGGGAGGTTACGACTGGCCGTGGAACGACATTGTCATGCGCGCGGCCGCCGACACGGTCCTGGCGGTACCCGCGGACCCCGACTACGAGCGCTACGCCACGGCCCATGTGCGCGAGCTCATCGACCGCTACCAGCCCGACGTGCTCTGGAACGACATCTGCTGGCCGAGCGGCGGGAACCTGGCCGAGCTGTTCGCCTACTACTACAATCGGGTCCCCGAAGGCGTGGTCAACGATCGCTGGTTGCAGTCGTCCCACGCGCGTGGCCCATTGGGGGACGCGCTGATTCGTGGCGTGGGCGGGTTGGTGCAGATGCTGTGGAAGCATCTGCCCGACGACAGGAAGGAGTTGACGTTCCCGACCGCCGAGCACTGCGACTTCAACACGCCCGAGTACACATCCTTCGACACAGTGCGGGAGAAGAAGTGGGAGGCGACGCGAGGCGTCGGGCACTCGTTCGGAGCCGACCGCAACGAGCGTCCCGAAGACATCGTTACCGCCACCGATCTTGTGCGCTCCTTCTGCGACATCATCTCCAAGAACGGAAATCTGCTCATCGGGATCGGGCCGGATGACAACGGCGTCATCCCTTCCGAGCAGGTGCGTCCATTACAGGGGCTCGGGGAGTGGATGTCGGTCAATGGGGAAGCTGTGAGCGGGACGCGTCCCTGGGCCTTCGCGGCGGTTGAGACTACGGAAGGCACTCCGGTTCGATTCACTCGGCGCGGGACGACCGTCTATGCGATCCTATTGGATCTGCCCGGCCGTCGGGACTTCGGTTTGCGCGGGATCGATCTGTCGCAGGTCAGCGACCCTGTGATGCTGGGCATTGACGAGAGACTCGGACTCGCATCGCACGATGATGGGCTGCGACTCACCCTGCCCGAGCGTGTGCCCCTGCAGGCGGCTTACGCGATCCGTCTCGGCGATGGTGTTCGACCACTAACGTGA
- a CDS encoding desulfoferrodoxin FeS4 iron-binding domain-containing protein, with translation MAAVGEVFKCELCGNVVRVIEEGGNPEIHCCGQPMTKVEG, from the coding sequence ATGGCAGCCGTAGGTGAAGTATTCAAGTGTGAATTATGCGGGAATGTAGTCCGCGTGATCGAGGAAGGCGGCAATCCAGAGATCCATTGTTGCGGACAGCCGATGACGAAGGTGGAAGGTTAG
- a CDS encoding helix-turn-helix transcriptional regulator — MAEDSKEIFCPVIATMRLLGQKWTLEIIRALIDGKMRFNELSQALNGLNARTLSARLRALEAEGIVERRLISSIPPWVEYELTPKGQALNSVIEGMAAWGRQWMEPPDAKRH; from the coding sequence GTGGCTGAAGACTCAAAAGAGATTTTCTGTCCAGTGATAGCGACAATGCGGCTTCTGGGCCAGAAATGGACGCTGGAGATAATCCGGGCCCTGATAGACGGCAAGATGCGCTTCAACGAGCTCTCACAGGCGCTGAATGGTCTTAATGCCCGCACGCTTAGCGCCCGATTGCGTGCCCTCGAGGCCGAGGGTATCGTCGAGCGGCGGCTGATCTCGTCGATTCCCCCCTGGGTGGAATACGAACTAACGCCCAAGGGCCAGGCGCTCAACTCGGTGATCGAGGGGATGGCCGCCTGGGGCCGTCAGTGGATGGAACCGCCAGACGCGAAGCGGCATTGA
- a CDS encoding N-acetylmuramoyl-L-alanine amidase has product MLDPGIDRRQRYISFGALAALIVGVLVVLALAWAGRSGDGGVETGIAKKSRSEWGRLVPVGQGTSAGGPSSLSQAQGAIQKAGVRQVAAVRAVLRHRVAAGNATATTSATGRLAGRVICIDPGHASNTNSGTEPIGPGATETKTTEPGGTSGVVSGVPEHVVTLAIAKQLKQKLEAEGARVVMVREGDTFDGLARDRPLIANQSGAGLFVRIHCDGSTDPAARGASTIYPASIPGWTDDIAMESSRAAKSIQAALISGLGVPDLGTVERSDMLGFNWSDVPAILAEVGFMTNAAEDQRLVSPEYQLQIAEALAAGIEDYFSSGQEGS; this is encoded by the coding sequence ATGCTGGATCCAGGCATCGACAGGCGGCAACGCTACATCTCATTTGGCGCCCTGGCGGCACTGATCGTCGGTGTCTTAGTCGTGCTGGCGCTGGCGTGGGCTGGCCGCAGTGGAGATGGCGGTGTCGAAACGGGAATCGCTAAAAAAAGCCGCAGTGAATGGGGCAGACTGGTGCCGGTCGGGCAGGGTACGTCAGCAGGCGGCCCGAGTTCGCTATCCCAGGCGCAGGGCGCAATCCAGAAAGCAGGCGTCAGGCAGGTAGCCGCTGTCCGTGCGGTGCTGCGTCACCGGGTCGCAGCCGGGAATGCCACAGCGACCACCTCGGCTACAGGCCGGCTTGCCGGCCGCGTGATCTGCATAGATCCAGGCCACGCTTCTAATACCAACTCAGGTACCGAGCCGATCGGGCCGGGCGCCACTGAAACCAAGACGACTGAGCCAGGTGGCACCAGCGGCGTGGTCTCGGGTGTTCCGGAGCATGTAGTGACCCTGGCCATCGCAAAACAGTTGAAGCAAAAGCTGGAGGCCGAAGGGGCCCGGGTGGTCATGGTCAGGGAGGGAGATACATTCGACGGCCTGGCACGGGACCGCCCGCTCATCGCCAACCAGTCCGGAGCAGGGCTTTTCGTCCGCATCCATTGTGACGGCTCCACCGATCCTGCCGCGAGAGGCGCCAGTACGATCTATCCGGCTTCGATACCAGGCTGGACCGACGACATCGCCATGGAGAGCAGCCGAGCGGCAAAGTCGATCCAGGCAGCCCTGATATCGGGACTGGGTGTGCCAGACCTGGGCACGGTCGAGCGCAGCGACATGCTGGGATTCAACTGGTCAGACGTTCCGGCGATCCTGGCCGAGGTGGGCTTCATGACCAATGCCGCCGAGGACCAGCGGCTGGTCTCCCCTGAATATCAGCTTCAGATTGCCGAGGCGCTGGCCGCCGGGATCGAGGATTATTTTTCTTCAGGGCAGGAAGGCTCCTAG